TTATGGCTTGCGATCATGGCGTCGATTGTACAGTTTGCAATCTGGTTTTATCTTCTCAATGAAGGAGACCCTGGCAAAACAAGTGCCTTTCTATTCCTTGCTCCGTTTTTTGGGGTGCTTACAGGCTGGATGCTGCTTGATGAAGTTGTCGAATGGTATGTGTACGCAGGCGGAGCATTAATTTTTACAGGCATTTTCCTTGTGAACTGGACTTTTGTAAAAAAACCAAGTTTATCTCACGGTAAGATTGGGTAAAAAGACCTTGTTTGTAAATTGGGTAAATAATCCTTTAAACCTATATTCAGGTAAATGTATTTAATTAATAAACATTCTCAACTATAATGAAAAGTATGGAAAACTTCACCAATCCCTTGGTGCAGTTTGTAAATTTTAAACAGGAAGTGAAGCTCCTTGTCTTCAAAAATTGTATTTAACATCAATACAGTTAATAACTCCGTTTCAAGCTTGAGTCATACTATCGGTCGACTTGAAAGCATTCAGCATAAGGTTGCAGGAGTAGGAAGCAGCGTTGACCCACGAATACTTGGACGCAATGGAATAAGCGGCCAATTTCGGCGTGCCTCTGCTTCCTCTGACAGAATCGAAATGCATATGAAGCAGCTAAAATCCTTTACCATTCAATCAGCCGATCGTTACGGAAATTCCGAAAACCGGGTGAATCGCCAGGCAGATGCACTTAATAAGGCGATCGAAGCAGCAAGGAAACAGATTGATGGTCGTTTTGCGAGTGATTTATATGAAACGTACAATAACACCTATGGCAGATGGGTGGATTTCCTGCATGGTGCACAATATGCTGCAGGCGCAGGACTCATGCACTTGCTTGGCTTTAGGTTCGCGGATATTGATGGCGTATTGCGCAAGTTCCAGGTAGTGGATGATGTTTTACTGGGAAAGATGAGATTGCCTGTCGCCAGCATTATTCATAAAATCGAAAGTTCGAAATTAAATATGCTTGCCAGGTTGATGGTTAGCCCTACAAGGGCCTTTAGCCAAAAGACATTGTCCGAATTAATATATAAGCGGACAGCCAACTATTTTCCTAAGGACATCGCTGGCCTGAGCAATAGTGTTCAAAGATTGCTAGCTGATGCTAAAGGCGGGACAATGTTCAATGCAGTGAAAAATAATGCGGGAAGTGTTTTGAAAAACGGGTTGAGGCTCGGGAAATCAAATGCAGCCCTGGCCGTATTAATTACAGCGGGAGCAGAGACAATTGGTGCGGGGATAAAAATTACTGAAAACTATAATCTCTATAGCGGCGAGAAGCTGAAGGAAGAAAACGCGAAAGTGGTAGGCAGGGCAGTATATAAAACAACGGTTGTATCCGCGACGTCTGTAGCAGGGGCTGTAGCAGGCGGAGTTGTCGGCAGTGTGTTCGGTCCTGTAGGAACTGTTGTTGGCGCTTCGATCGGCGGTTTTGTGGGAAGCTGGGTCGGCGACAAGCTTACAGAGAAAACCCCGGCATTTGTTGATACAGCAGCTTTGCATTTTAAAGATGGAATTCATAAAGGAACAGAGGCTATAGTTTCTGGTGTGAGCAAGGTGAAGGATGGCTTTAATGATGTAAAAGAACACGCTTCGAATTTATTAGGCGGAGCAAAATCAATCCTTGGATTCGGAGGTTAGGAGGGGAATATGAATAAAATTTCACTTTCTATCGAGGAACTAATTTATTGTTTTTACAATGAAGGTTATTTTGAACATGGAAACGCATTGAAGCAGGTTTATTTTGGGGATCTTAACGATGAGAAAATGGATCTTTTGCTTCAAATTACAACACGTTCACTTCTTTCTAAAAGTCTTTTAGTATACGAAAATCATAAATTCATGTTAGTGGAAGAGCTATCAGAGGTCATCTCTATGCTCAATTACTCAGAGCAGTCAATTAAAGCTTCCCGTCATGGTCAGAATGGCGGAGAAGAGTCTGTCTCCTTCCATTTCAACGGAAAGACGGTTCTTCAGCATTCTCTGCATTTCGATGAGCAGGTCCATGTTTTTGAAAAAGTTTCTGCAGAAGCAGCGGCAGAGGTTATTTCATCATTTTACCGAATAAGTGACCACAGTAGAAACAGTGGATTTGAACTAAGCCAGGCGGAATTTGAACAGATGCTTGACTCACTGGAGGATAACCAAAAGCTTTTTGAACTTCCTGCGCTGCAAGGGGAAAAACAGGGATTTTATGAAACTCTTAAATCAACTAATGGATTGTTAAATACTCTGTTATTCATGGAGTTCACGGAACAAAAGGAGCCAGTTGCAAAGAATGTCGTGTTATTTACAAATGAGAGCAAGAATAACTGGGTCATTGAAAAATATGAGGATGTCTTTACTATCAATCAGTGTACTAGTTCAAAAGTTATTCAATTAATCAAAGAAAATGTCATAGAGTCATTAGAAAAGGTGCCATATGGAGAATGAGATTCAAGAAAATAATATAAAAGTTTACGATGATCGAGTCGAAGTGGTTTATACAAGCGGGGGAGCGGGCTGTCTATTGACTGCAGGTGGAATCATGTTCTTAGCATCCCTCTTTATTTTATTTTACATAGTTCCTACTTCAGGGTTCGTCAGGGCTTTTATCGGGATTATTATTGGTGGTATTGGATTACTGTTTTTCGGTACAGTAATGTTAAAGGTTGTCGGAGCATTGCTGAGCGGGAAGGCAGTATTTATAGTTCAGGATGGGTATTTTAAAGGAAAGAAAAAAGCTGTGCGGATAAGTGAAATTAAAGACATGAGATGGGCTGGAAGTTCGTTGAAATATCTTATGATAAAGACAACAAACAATAAAACAGTCAAGATGTCATCTTATAACCTTGTGAATGAAGAGAAAGTGAATAGAGTGATAACCGAATACGTAGTTCCTTATGCATCCCTGGAATTCCAGGAAAACTGGAAAAAGCGTATGAGCAATAAAGGTGCATAAATCATAAAAGCTTACAGGCTAAAGTGTTTAGCTCTGTAAGCTTTTCTAATATATTGATGTGAAAGGAACCTTAGTATGGATGAACATAATATAAAAGTAACAGGAAATAAGGTGGAAGTTGTTTATACAACCCCTGGTGCAGGATGTATGCTCACTTCTGCTCTATTTGGTACATTATTATCTGGGTTTGTCCTTTTAGTAGTCGCTCCTGATTCAGGTATCGTAAGAGGCTTTTTAATCGGCATCATCGGAATCGCCGGATTAATCTTTTGTGGTACCATTTTATTAAAGCTCATTATTGTAATCCGGTCTGGAAAAACTTTATTAACTATTGAATCCGGAATGTTATAAGGAAGAAAGAATAGTATACCAATCATTGAGATTAGAGATATTAGATGGGGAGGTAGTTCCTTGAAATATCTCGCTATAAAAACAATATCCAATGAAAAAGTAAAGCTATCGACCTACAACCTTGTATCGGAGGAAA
The nucleotide sequence above comes from Mesobacillus jeotgali. Encoded proteins:
- a CDS encoding glycine zipper domain-containing protein, which encodes MSSKIVFNINTVNNSVSSLSHTIGRLESIQHKVAGVGSSVDPRILGRNGISGQFRRASASSDRIEMHMKQLKSFTIQSADRYGNSENRVNRQADALNKAIEAARKQIDGRFASDLYETYNNTYGRWVDFLHGAQYAAGAGLMHLLGFRFADIDGVLRKFQVVDDVLLGKMRLPVASIIHKIESSKLNMLARLMVSPTRAFSQKTLSELIYKRTANYFPKDIAGLSNSVQRLLADAKGGTMFNAVKNNAGSVLKNGLRLGKSNAALAVLITAGAETIGAGIKITENYNLYSGEKLKEENAKVVGRAVYKTTVVSATSVAGAVAGGVVGSVFGPVGTVVGASIGGFVGSWVGDKLTEKTPAFVDTAALHFKDGIHKGTEAIVSGVSKVKDGFNDVKEHASNLLGGAKSILGFGG
- a CDS encoding DUF5381 family protein; the protein is MENEIQENNIKVYDDRVEVVYTSGGAGCLLTAGGIMFLASLFILFYIVPTSGFVRAFIGIIIGGIGLLFFGTVMLKVVGALLSGKAVFIVQDGYFKGKKKAVRISEIKDMRWAGSSLKYLMIKTTNNKTVKMSSYNLVNEEKVNRVITEYVVPYASLEFQENWKKRMSNKGA